One stretch of Mastomys coucha isolate ucsf_1 unplaced genomic scaffold, UCSF_Mcou_1 pScaffold12, whole genome shotgun sequence DNA includes these proteins:
- the LOC116086505 gene encoding LOW QUALITY PROTEIN: src substrate cortactin-like (The sequence of the model RefSeq protein was modified relative to this genomic sequence to represent the inferred CDS: inserted 1 base in 1 codon; deleted 5 bases in 3 codons): protein MWKASTGHTVSIIQDDGGADDWETDPDFVNDVSEKEQRWGTKTVQGXGHQEHINIHKLRENVFQEHQTLNEKELETGPKASHGYGGKFGVEQDKMDRSAVGHEYQSKLSKHCSQVDSVRGFGGKFGVQMDRVDQSAVGFEYQGKTEKLASQKDYSSGFGGKYGVQADRVDKSAVGFDYQGKTEKHESQKDYSKGFGGKYGIDKDKVDKSPVGFEYQGKTEKHESQNDYVKGFGGKFGVQTDRQDKCALGEDHQEKLQLHESQKDYAKGFGGKYGVQKDQMNKNASTFEEVVQVPPAYQKTVPIEAVTSKTSNIRANFENLAKEREQEDRLKAEAERAQWMAKERQEQEEARRKLEEQARAKKQTPPASSPSPQPPEDRSSSSPIYDDAAPFKAEPSYQGSEPEPDYSTEPVGVPEAGTQQSLHYRSEPVYEFTDAPGHYQAEDDTLDGYESDLGITAIAPYDSQAAGDDEIFFDPDDIITNIEMIDNVWWRGVCGVCKGRYGLFPANYVELRQ, encoded by the exons atgtgGAAAGCCTCTACAGGCCACACTGTGTCCATCATCCAGGATGATGGGGGAGCAGATGACTGGGAGACTGACCCTGATTTTGTGAACGATGTAAGTGAAAAGGAACAGAGATGGGGTACCAAAACCGTGCAGG TGGGGCACCAGGAACACATCAACATTCACAAGCTTCGAGAGAACGTCTTCCAAGAACACCAGACGCTCAATGAAAAGGAGCTAGAAACTGGACCCAAGGCCTCCCACGGCTATGGCGGGAAGTTCGGTGTGGAGCAGGATAAGATGGACAGATCAGCTGTGGGCCATGAGTACCAGTCAAAGCTTTCCAAGCATTGCTCACAAGTGGACTCAGTCCGAGGCTTCGGAGGCAAGTTCGGTGTCCAGATGGACAGGGTGGATCAGTCTGCTGTAGGTTTTGAATACCAGGGGAAGACAGAGAAGCTCGCCTCCCAGAAAGACTACTCTAGTGGCTTCGGTGGCAAATACGGTGTGCAAGCTGACCGTGTAGACAAGAGTGCTGTGGGCTTTGACTACCAGGGCAAGACGGAGAAGCATGAGTCACAGAAAGATTACTCCAAAGGTTTTGGTGGCAAATACGGGATTGACAAGGACAAGGTGGATAAAAGCCCTGTGGGCTTTGAGTATCAAGGCAAGACA GAGAAGCATGAATCCCAGAATGACTATGTAAAAGGCTTTGGAGGAAAGTTTggtgtgcagacagacagacaggacaagTGTGCCCTAGGCGAGGACCATCAGGAGAAGCTGCAGCTGCATGAATCCCAGAAAGACTATGCCAAAGGATTTGGCGGGAAGTATGGGGTGCAGAAGGATCAGATGAACAAGAACGCATCCACCTTTGAAGAAGTGGTCCAGGTGCCGCCT GCCTATCAGAAGACTGTCCCCATTGAGGCTGTAACCAGCAAAACCAGTAATATCCGTGCTAACTTTGAAAACCTggcaaaggagagagagcaggaagacaGGCTGAAGGCAGAAGCCGAGAGAGCTCAGTGGATGGCCAAAgaaaggcaggagcaggaggaggcgCGAAGAAAGCTGGAAGAGCAAGCCAGAGCCAAGAAACAGACACCCCCTGCATCATCCCCTAGTCCTCAGCCACCTGAAGACAGATCATCCTCTAGCCCCATCTATGACGATGCAGCTCCGTTCAAGGCCGAGCCGAGCTACCAGGGTAGTGAGCCTGAGCCTGATTACAGCACTGAGCCTGTAGGCGTTCCTGAGGCGGGCACCCAGCAAAGCCTACACTACAGGTCAGAGCCTGTGTACGAGTTCACAGATGCTCCTGGCCACTACCAAGCAGAGGATGACACCTTAGATGGATATGAGAGTGACCTGGGTATCACAGCCATCGCCCCGTATGACTCCCAGGCTGCTGGCGATGATGAGATCTTCTTTGATCCTGATGACATCATCACCAACATAGAAATGATTGACAATGTCTGGTGGCGTGGGGTGTGC GGGGTGTGCAAGGGCAGATACGGGCTCTTCCCGGCTAACTATGTGGAGCTGCGGCAGTAG